The Lycorma delicatula isolate Av1 chromosome 8, ASM4794821v1, whole genome shotgun sequence DNA segment TCTCTGTAATGAACACTGGAAAGGTAGGTCTTTCATTTGAAGAATAATGACAGTACTGAAGCTGTTAAACAAGTCATTTGCTATATTcaacaaatcaaatttaataaagttgcAATTGAGTTGAAACCACAGCTCAGCATTTTCAATCAGCCTCTGTTCGTTAAATGTTGAAAGTCTGTGCTCGCTGAAGACAAAAATCAAAGTTCAAAATATTGATTTTGCTCCAGGATAATGCTCGACCTTACATGACGTAACAAAACAATTCTTTGCTTTTTAGATGTTAGTTTTGAGCTGCTGGATACATTATTCATCTCTTACCTGGCTCGTTTAAACCAATGGTTCCCAAACGTTTCCGAGTCGTggcaccctttttcaattaaaatttttccacggcaccctaccctaagtaaataaaagtatgactactcgttagtaagagataaaaataaacaaaactcgtgtatcttcattatttttttactttattaacattaacttaataactgtcttggttcaattaattatgaagcttttacaatatttcacggtGCACCTGTGAAGAGGTTGCGGCCATGGCACTGCTCTAACCAATTTTCATCTTATTGACCCACTGAAAAAAGAAGCACTGCAAAGGAATCATTTTTGTTCTGATGAGAAGGTCATGAAAGTAATGCAAAGTTATTATCTATGCACCTGCCCTGAAACGTTACTTCCAGGAAggaatttaacattttgttagaaGTTGGACTAAGTGCAAATAAGCATGGGTTTTAGGTTGAAAAATAAGCATATTCTATTTatgaaagtttaaatgaaaataacattttcttattttaatttttaaaccattcTCATACTTCAGGATTCTTCATATTGGTTAAAAAGTAGATCTCAAGATTTGCTTTATGAAGCACATATAACACTTTGATGTAATTCTGaagtttatgcatttatttaataaaaaccaattaagAGTTTATATTagatagttttaaaatgttttcataatatttttaaactatgcaTATTGAAAAAAAGTAACATCTTTCAAAATATGCAGTAACATATTATTGCTAATTTTCATGAAGTTTTCAAATTACTACTGAAACCTGTACTTTTATCTCTTAGCTGCATCTTCATTTGGTAATGTTATCATCACATTCTGTACTTTCACTTTTTCTTCTAGTTGATTTCAAGTTAAGAAACAAGTGAAATCAGGTATTGTAGATCAGGATATTATAGTAGATGCCTCCAGAGATTGTTTAGCATGTTTCAGTATGCTGatgcatttttttgttaaaaatctaattatttttatcattatcaggaCATTTCCTTCTAATTGCACCTTATAGACAACAAAGGATATTGATGTACATTTCATTGTTCACTGTTTGGAATAAATACTTGGTGGACTACAGCAAacgtaatttttcctttacttttgttCAGATAAAACTTGAGTCATAGGATATTGACATCCCTCCTTGCAAttgacatttcattttatttttcagagattttttttattggcaaGTTGATTCATCTTCTGTCAATATGATAGTTCAGacaacatttttgaaattgtgttttaataaagtcggtacacttttaaattattgttaaaaattttgtgcCAATTTCTAACTGATATTCTAACTTTTTACCCTATTTTTTCAGCAGATTTCCTTCTGccttttataattaacatttcagAACATCAAACAAACCAAAGAAGTGCTTTTGCTACTTACTTATtaacttgttttctttaatattttcaccACACACTTATTCAAGCAACCTTAATGCCTCttgactggttttttttttaatagaaaaaattgccATCCTTATGTGCTACCTAGTTGGCTACTTTTTGAACTGCAGCATTCATTTTGAATAACAGCTGTTATTGTTAGGGAGAAAACAAGAATACAATAATGGCTGTGCTggcatttcatgaaaaaaatcagatCATCAAATTTGATAGAAAAGTACTTATAGAGAAGATTGCatgttcatatttatatttattctttgtacAATTGTAGCATATCCAAAAGATGCAGTTATTGgtttaatattgaatttgttaGTGAAACTTTATAtggttttttgtaaataattcagaTAACGACTGACAAAATAAAGAATTGGCTGATCTTGTTGTACTATACCAATCAGATTTGTGTAAATAACATACTAATTTCCAGAAATTCCATTTACTTTAGATGTAAatagaagatatatttttatcaacagtGTACTATTTATCAGtaggaaataatgaaaataaatatttttaaattgatagtaTAGTAGGAAAAGAAAATATGTGGGTATGTTTattctgtgttaatttttattatttaaaaatattataaagaagtaaatatGTACTTGAAAGTCACTAAAGCCtgtaactaaaataaatcattactgaTTGCATAGTTCTGGTTGTGTTGtcttttcatatataatatttttgagttgatatataatattttttagtttggaTTTTGACTAAATTattctaaacaattttaattgtgaagattttgtttttattcgcAAGTGAAAAACTTGAAACtactttatttctgaaaatagattataataaaatttaaatgattactaTGACTTTGTGGTTGGTTTTAAGAGACACCAGTTGTTAGTCTTgagataattaaagaattattatgtaTTCAAAAGTTAGTAATTATTGTACACCTAGGATATCTGATACTAATTTTTTGTCTCCTATTTTATAGGTAAGGAACTTGTGTTACATGGTGAGCCGGCGTGAAAAGTTATCGCGCACATTCTTTAGAATGAGAGAGCAGACTTTCCACAAACAAGTGGCAGTTTTGAGTGATCCAAACTACACATTGAGCTCTACAGAAATTACAGCTGTTAAGGAAGCAAACCATGGGCCATCTATCTATGATAGGTTGTACTCACATCCAGCTGCTCCTGAATTAAGCACAGATTTTGAAACTGTGCTCACTAGAATAGCTGGAATTGGCTCACCAACTCCTGAAGAAAAAGGTAAGATGGATTTGAATGGTTTAGTGAGaacttcaaaaactgaaaatccTTATAAACGTATGTATATAAATGGTGGTGTAGTGAGACGACGTAGTGTGTTTGGAAGCTTATCTAGCGGGAGTGAAACTGATATcaaacattcaataaaattagaTGTCGATAGTGCGCTGTCAAGTACTGATGAAAAACTGTCTAAATCTTTAAATAAGAGTAAATCTCGTGTAAGTAGTACTGGCAAAGAGAAACGATTtagtaaaaagagagaaaaaatagtttcaaaatcaGCTGCAGATACATCaactgaagaagaagaagaagattctAAACCTGTTAAAAACAAGTGGCAGTCTCCAAGAAGTCGTTCCTTACGGCAGATGGAAAAAGAATTAGCTGATAAGTCTGGTGGAACCGATGATAGTGTTACTGAtgaacttttatcatttaaagaCGTTACTAAAAAAGAACCTCATAGAATTAATGCCATTTATTCAGACAGCGATTCAGAGACAACGATAAAAGAAGAAGATGAGGAAGAAGAAAATACTCATAGTGATTCTCAACAGTTAGTTATGCGTACGAAGGCTGCTATGAAAGAATTTTCTGCTGGAGTTCaaggaaaaggtaaaaaaattcataaaagtggtccaaaatctattaaaagtgaaaaaagtagTGATAAAGAGAAAATGGACAGCTCTCTTGAAGATGATTATCAACgagacaaagaaaatattaagaatataaaaaagaaggataaaaaaGAAGATCCATCTGTTCCATCTGAACTTATAGTACCTCAAAGACAAGCAGCAAAGAAAGCAACAGAAAGCATTCGCTGTTCACAAAGTAAACCAGGAAAGCCTGAGCTTGGACCAGAACAGGATATAAAAACTTCTCCTAtttctgaagataaattaaagcaaaaattaaaaagtaaagatgtgaaagaaaataaacagttaCGAGATTGTAAATTACCGAATGACATTTATGAATTTGATAAAGAAGGTGATCCTGAAATATTGGCTTATGTTCCTCAAAGACAGGCTGCTAAAAAAGCACAAGAACATATTAAAAGTGGTATGACAAAGCCTTTAACTGCTGAAAATGAACAAGATGCTGCTAAAATTGCTAAACAGCTTCCACCTGATAGTGTAAAAGTCAAGAAAGATCCAGAAATTCCCATTAAAGTCAAGAAAGAACCAGAAAATGAAAAATCTCGTAAACCTGCAAAACCTTCTGAAATAAGGCCTCAGAGAACATCAAAATCTTcggtttcatcatcatcatcatcatcttcatcaaGTGGTTCTTCCAGATCTACTTCATCTTCTTCCAGTTCTGATAGTGATGAACCTGatgaaaagaaatcttttataaaattgcctcttgataaaaaaagtgtatttgatCCTCCCACTCCTCGTTCTAGAGTTTCTAGCAGAGATTCACCAGAAAAGAAGATTAAActtattgaaaagaaatattcaagaaaatcTGATGATTCTCTTTTATCAAGAAAGGATAAGATTAAATCTTCATCGTCATCATCTAGCAGCTCTGAATCAGAAAATGAGTCACCTAAACGAACAAGGCCTCAGTCTATTCAGAGAAAGTCATCAGATTCTATTCCTAGCAGAATAAAATCACCTGATCCCAAGTCAGTAGATAATAGCAGAAAAGAAAAGGATGGTTCTTACTCTAAAATGGTAGCTGCTAAGAAATTCAAGAAGTCGCCCGATAAGAAGCTTAAAACTTCCGATGGGCGGCCTGAACTTGAATTTCAGCAGCCGCCTATTGAAAGAGAGGAATCAATCCGATCTCGAGACAAAACCAAACGAGGAGGAAAGGTTGGAACAAGTTCAAGTGATAGACTCGGAACTTCTCAAGCCAAATATGGAGATATTCGTGACAAGGCAAAGTCTCCATCAGCAAGCCCTAAAAATAGTAGTAGATCAAGAACACCCGATGTTGAAGTCTCAGGAAACAGAAAACCATCTTCTTCTCCAAAGaaagaacaaacaaaatatgAAGCAAGGAAGAGAAAATCAAATGACTTTGAGAAACTCAGCCCTATACCGAAGCCGCAAGATAAAACCCATTTGTCTAGAAGTCCAGAACCAAAAGGAACCGAAGAACGCCATAAAGAGAAAAGTAAGTCCCAACATTCTCCAGTTGCGAGCCGGAAAACTGATAAAAAGGTAGAAGTAAAACCTGCTGATTCAAGAAAGATCTCACCAAGTAAAAAACCTGAACCAGAATCTTTAGCTAGTAAACTTGAAAGAGAAATAGCTGAAAGAAAAGCCGAAAGGGAAGTTTCAAGCAAGCATACTTCAAGAAAATCgttagataaattttttgaaaagaaaggtAGACTTTTCCAAACAACCAAGAATTGtactgaaaatacaaatgatagGAAAAAGGTTGTTGAAAAGAAACTTGATGACAAACTTTCCACCAATGAAATAGTGACTAAAGTGGAAAAATACAAATCTCCGTCATCAGAGGAAAAGCTTAAAGAAGTAAAGACTACAAAATCAAATGAACCCATTTCAAGTACAAAAGAATTACATAAAGTTGCAGAATCAAAGAAACTAAGTGAGAAAACTTCAAACAATGTTACTTTAGTTGAGAAACACAATCTAGAAGTTTGTCAAAGGGATGAGAGTGTAGCTTCAAAACATTCACCAGATAAGCAAATTGTAGATGATGAAAATTACAAGAAGGCAAAATTAATGCCAAAGGCTAAGAAAAAAGAACATACAAACGATAATGAAGTAATTGATTGTATTAAAATAAGTGATGAAGAGACATCTTCCTCAAGCAATAAGTTACATGAATCtgataaacatttagaaaatattttacctcaCCGTGAACAAGAAAATGTAAGtgattcagttaataaaaaagattctgTGTTTATTGCCAATTCTAGTTTACCTGTTCTCTCTCCTTTGCATGTAACTCAGGACTCTGTTCACCCTTCAAAACAGAGTTTTTCAAATCTTCCAGATAATTTAGATAGAAAAGGAAATTTAGAGTTAACTTGTGAAATCCGTGCACCAGAGATATCTGAATGTGATACAAAGAAAATTACTCCAAAGCCCTCTTCAGCCTACCAACAGAGGTCAATATTTGATCCCCCTGCTTCATCAAAAGAACCTGGTGAtacagaattttttgattttgaacgTGATATTTTAGATGTAGATTCTGTGAATGATGATGGCTTCCAGATTTCTCGTGATCCTGAAGAAATGAGAGCATCATCATTGACATTTTCATttggaaatgaatttttgtttaaagaggATTCAAAGGAAGATAGTGCAAGAGAAACATTAAATCTTGTTGAGAAACTAAGATTAGAATATGCAAAGAAAAATACTAGTAAACCAGAATGTGGTGAGGTTTTGTCAGCTTCTGAAGTACCAGGTACACAACCAGAACCAGAAATATGTGCAATAAATGTGCCTGAAACTAAAGATCTTCATGGAAGATCACCAGAAAAAGATGATAAACATCATGAAGATGTTGAACATTTACCACCCTGTGAAGAAAATCAAGAAGTTGATCAACATAGTTCTGAACCTGTATCTGCTTCACCACCTAGACCTTCTTCTACACCTTCACCAACAACACCACCACCACCAGCACCACCTCCACCACCATCACCACCTTTGCCTGCAGCTCCTGAGCCTGAATCAGTTCAGTCTGAAATACCAGAAGCAGTTAAACTTCTAAGTACTAATGATGTAGAATGTCCTGCTGGAGTAATTAAGCCTATGAGTATTGAAGAACCGCCTGCTTTGAGCCTTCCAGAACACAGTATTATTCCATCTCATGATAATGAAATCAATGAAGAAAAGCATGAAGAATCTACACCTTATTCTTCTGAGTCATATATGTACCCAGCTTGTATGGGTATGGAAATTAGTAAAGTACCTGGTAGAGAAGACATTGATCGAAGCAATAGTGCTCAAGCTGATGAAAGATGGGTTCCACCTAGTGTTCATCATTATGATCCTGCGCCTTCACCATATACTGAAATGCATGAAAGAAATAAATGGGCAGATAGTGAGGTTCTTCCTTCCAGGAGAACTTCCTCTTCGTCATCTTCATCAACATCATCTTCTTGTCATAGAGAAGAAATTGAGCCAAAAAGAGATGATATTATTCTTCCTCCACCCAATACCCTCATGCCTGATCTTGCACCTTTTCAAGGTATACATCCTAATTTGCCCCCATATTCGACTTGTGCAATACCAGATGGTCCTCCTTACCATGCATATTCAGATACTACCCCTTTTGTTACTCCAGTTGCATTGTTTCCTCCTTGTACTCAAATGCCATTTCCTTCTCCAGGAGCTACTATTTTTCCAGCCCCTTATTCTACTCCGTTTTCTGGGCCACCACATTCTTTGCTGAAACCAACAGAAGAGCCAATCCATATGCCTCCTCCGTGCACAGCAGCATTTACTACATCATCAGTAAATATGGCTTTAACTGCAGCTATGGTATCTCCAAACTCTGTATTACAACAGGAGCAACCATTAACACCGTTGTCAGTGTCATGCACCCATGCACCTCCAACAGAATCTCCGATTGCTTCAGAGAGTTACAATCATCAGCCACCTCCTGCTACCCAACAGCCACCATTAACACCTACGCCCTCTGAAACACAACAACCTGAAGCATTACCAGCAACAGTTGATCAACCATTACCTAATCAAACTGTTGATGCTGAAGCTACACTTCCACAGACACCAGTTCCTAAACCTACTGCAAATAGTACTGTAGGAAAGAAATCGCCAGCAAAACCTACTCGCACATCAGCAAGATTCTTATCGCAGCAGAAATCTCCTGCAAAGTCACCTGGTAAATCTCCTAGACAGGTGGAACCTACGCAAAGACCAGCAAGAGTCAGAGACGCAGTTAGTAAGAGAGGACCAAAAGGAGGAAGAGGGTCTGGAAATTCCCGTGGTAGAGGCAGAGGAAGGGGTAGGGGAAGAGGACAGTCACATCATCATTACCATTATGATGACAGAGAAACCATTCAGAGCAAACTTGTTGGAACAGTTTATGACTTTGATTTTGATGATGAAGGTAATGACAGAGTTGAAAACCTTAGAGCAATGCGTGAACGTAGACGTTCTACTGATATTCATGAAAGGAAATCATCTGATAGTTCATTTCTATCTCGAGACTCATCACAGTCTCCCAAGTTTTCTAGTCCTACTCACCACAATTCAAAAATAAGATCAAGTTTTACAGCTGATGTTAGAGATCTTAGGCCACCAACTCCAGTTGCTGAAACTCAAAATGTGACAGATGATGATCATTTTGAATCACGTAGAGTTGAGAGTTTTACTGCAGATGTTGTTGGTCCGATGTTACCAGGGCCTGTTGACATGCGTACATACAGTTCATATGAGCCTACTTCCACCACAGGCACATCGGAACTGTTGCATAATGATGATCTCATCAGAAGCACTTTCCCATCAAGCACCGCTGCAGAACACCCAGTTTCAGATTTAGTAGAAGATTTAGAAAAAGAATTACAGtcatacacagaaaataaaactGTAGAAGCAGATACAACTAAGCAGCCAGAAGAAACTGTTGGTAGTGAAGTTCTTAATGATAGTAGTTCTCATTCTGGTAATAAAGTCTCACTCAGTGATTCTCGAAACCAACTGAAGGTAAAGATCAAAGGACCATTTTTAGATGCAAACTACCCATCGACAACTGTTCCACAGCCTCAGCCACCGATACCAGATGCTAACATAGTTAGTGCCACTTCTGCTGTTTCTGGTGTTTCAGGTGGTACATCTAATCTGCGAAGGATGCGAAAGAAAGAATTATTACGGCAATATTGGAATCAGGATATGAACATGGATGAGCCGGTTAGCAGTGGTGTCGTACCGGGTCAACCAAATGTTCCAACATCGGCTCCCCCGGTTAATAGAACTATAATTACAATACCCAAAGCAGTTGCGTCTATGACCAGTATACCTACTCGAGAAGATTATAAAGCTGTTGTTGATGcaaatatggaaaagaaaagaCGGAAagacaaaatgtttaataacttgACAGAACCAGAAGTATGCGAGAGTGAAGAACCTGAAAGACGACGTTCTAGTTTATCTAGTGAGCTTAGTCAACCATTAAAAAGAAGAGGGCGCTTACCACGAGCTGCTGCTCAGCCACCGCAAGCACCAAAACTGAAAATTAAGATCGGTACTGGTACTGATATTCAAAGCAGTGTTACAGCTATACCTGATGAGAGAAAGAATTTAAGAATTCGACCTCCTAAAAAGCGTTTAAGTA contains these protein-coding regions:
- the rno gene encoding PHD finger protein rhinoceros isoform X1, which translates into the protein MSQRAKRQLSRAEDGPVPTKRRKGRPPAVAEEEETSSLDPGWTPRPINDLKINTIYNRSATEAPAELFRKDLISAMKLPDSEPLAVDEYWVITDQWKQEWERGVQVPVNPDSLPGPSVNVITHNHQPNNRHQEFKLPKSKYVRITKDDSFKPEEHYLSNMPTKAEKACSYDLDNLDIAWLKILNGERAAMGYQPVREEQLERLMEELEVRCWDKVQTIVKAEEGLGIEFDENVVCDVCRSPDSEEGNEMVFCDCCNICVHQACYGITSIPPGSWLCRTCFLGQRPECVLCPNKGGAMKCTRSGQKWAHVSCALWIPEVSIGCVEKMEPITKISNIPQSRWALICVLCRERVGACIQCSVKTCKTAYHVTCAFKHGLEMRAIIEDENADDGVKLRSYCQKHSVTSKKEKSGSASEDEDCRRRKRKDMTSEEKNQARAAKLQEIEAEFDKHVGPNDLMRQHDVDSEGINSIYNFWVLKRRAGHNKPLLAPRSEDVDMLTKQQEQADVEKMRMFVQLRQDLERVRNLCYMVSRREKLSRTFFRMREQTFHKQVAVLSDPNYTLSSTEITAVKEANHGPSIYDRLYSHPAAPELSTDFETVLTRIAGIGSPTPEEKGKMDLNGLVRTSKTENPYKRMYINGGVVRRRSVFGSLSSGSETDIKHSIKLDVDSALSSTDEKLSKSLNKSKSRVSSTGKEKRFSKKREKIVSKSAADTSTEEEEEDSKPVKNKWQSPRSRSLRQMEKELADKSGGTDDSVTDELLSFKDVTKKEPHRINAIYSDSDSETTIKEEDEEEENTHSDSQQLVMRTKAAMKEFSAGVQGKGKKIHKSGPKSIKSEKSSDKEKMDSSLEDDYQRDKENIKNIKKKDKKEDPSVPSELIVPQRQAAKKATESIRCSQSKPGKPELGPEQDIKTSPISEDKLKQKLKSKDVKENKQLRDCKLPNDIYEFDKEGDPEILAYVPQRQAAKKAQEHIKSGMTKPLTAENEQDAAKIAKQLPPDSVKVKKDPEIPIKVKKEPENEKSRKPAKPSEIRPQRTSKSSVSSSSSSSSSSGSSRSTSSSSSSDSDEPDEKKSFIKLPLDKKSVFDPPTPRSRVSSRDSPEKKIKLIEKKYSRKSDDSLLSRKDKIKSSSSSSSSSESENESPKRTRPQSIQRKSSDSIPSRIKSPDPKSVDNSRKEKDGSYSKMVAAKKFKKSPDKKLKTSDGRPELEFQQPPIEREESIRSRDKTKRGGKVGTSSSDRLGTSQAKYGDIRDKAKSPSASPKNSSRSRTPDVEVSGNRKPSSSPKKEQTKYEARKRKSNDFEKLSPIPKPQDKTHLSRSPEPKGTEERHKEKSKSQHSPVASRKTDKKVEVKPADSRKISPSKKPEPESLASKLEREIAERKAEREVSSKHTSRKSLDKFFEKKGRLFQTTKNCTENTNDRKKVVEKKLDDKLSTNEIVTKVEKYKSPSSEEKLKEVKTTKSNEPISSTKELHKVAESKKLSEKTSNNVTLVEKHNLEVCQRDESVASKHSPDKQIVDDENYKKAKLMPKAKKKEHTNDNEVIDCIKISDEETSSSSNKLHESDKHLENILPHREQENVSDSVNKKDSVFIANSSLPVLSPLHVTQDSVHPSKQSFSNLPDNLDRKGNLELTCEIRAPEISECDTKKITPKPSSAYQQRSIFDPPASSKEPGDTEFFDFERDILDVDSVNDDGFQISRDPEEMRASSLTFSFGNEFLFKEDSKEDSARETLNLVEKLRLEYAKKNTSKPECGEVLSASEVPGTQPEPEICAINVPETKDLHGRSPEKDDKHHEDVEHLPPCEENQEVDQHSSEPVSASPPRPSSTPSPTTPPPPAPPPPPSPPLPAAPEPESVQSEIPEAVKLLSTNDVECPAGVIKPMSIEEPPALSLPEHSIIPSHDNEINEEKHEESTPYSSESYMYPACMGMEISKVPGREDIDRSNSAQADERWVPPSVHHYDPAPSPYTEMHERNKWADSEVLPSRRTSSSSSSSTSSSCHREEIEPKRDDIILPPPNTLMPDLAPFQGIHPNLPPYSTCAIPDGPPYHAYSDTTPFVTPVALFPPCTQMPFPSPGATIFPAPYSTPFSGPPHSLLKPTEEPIHMPPPCTAAFTTSSVNMALTAAMVSPNSVLQQEQPLTPLSVSCTHAPPTESPIASESYNHQPPPATQQPPLTPTPSETQQPEALPATVDQPLPNQTVDAEATLPQTPVPKPTANSTVGKKSPAKPTRTSARFLSQQKSPAKSPGKSPRQVEPTQRPARVRDAVSKRGPKGGRGSGNSRGRGRGRGRGRGQSHHHYHYDDRETIQSKLVGTVYDFDFDDEGNDRVENLRAMRERRRSTDIHERKSSDSSFLSRDSSQSPKFSSPTHHNSKIRSSFTADVRDLRPPTPVAETQNVTDDDHFESRRVESFTADVVGPMLPGPVDMRTYSSYEPTSTTGTSELLHNDDLIRSTFPSSTAAEHPVSDLVEDLEKELQSYTENKTVEADTTKQPEETVGSEVLNDSSSHSGNKVSLSDSRNQLKVKIKGPFLDANYPSTTVPQPQPPIPDANIVSATSAVSGVSGGTSNLRRMRKKELLRQYWNQDMNMDEPVSSGVVPGQPNVPTSAPPVNRTIITIPKAVASMTSIPTREDYKAVVDANMEKKRRKDKMFNNLTEPEVCESEEPERRRSSLSSELSQPLKRRGRLPRAAAQPPQAPKLKIKIGTGTDIQSSVTAIPDERKNLRIRPPKKRLSSVPMPSFEELKRESMKFRRLVMADFDEEEKQKSLEVPPTSSRRKKRQQTDETPHVQVISDESTPKLIIRFGKRSDNVPPPPPAPPPDKCVSKEANPPPAKRTSECTKPPDVRTSKTIPIRLKLSRCEEGYVMKKSCDILPPPAPSPPPAAPHHPPPISMDLNPCPSSSPHPPSPPPTPVPPPSPPPLSKDCEVR
- the rno gene encoding PHD finger protein rhinoceros isoform X2, whose amino-acid sequence is MECSNITFPTKRRKGRPPAVAEEEETSSLDPGWTPRPINDLKINTIYNRSATEAPAELFRKDLISAMKLPDSEPLAVDEYWVITDQWKQEWERGVQVPVNPDSLPGPSVNVITHNHQPNNRHQEFKLPKSKYVRITKDDSFKPEEHYLSNMPTKAEKACSYDLDNLDIAWLKILNGERAAMGYQPVREEQLERLMEELEVRCWDKVQTIVKAEEGLGIEFDENVVCDVCRSPDSEEGNEMVFCDCCNICVHQACYGITSIPPGSWLCRTCFLGQRPECVLCPNKGGAMKCTRSGQKWAHVSCALWIPEVSIGCVEKMEPITKISNIPQSRWALICVLCRERVGACIQCSVKTCKTAYHVTCAFKHGLEMRAIIEDENADDGVKLRSYCQKHSVTSKKEKSGSASEDEDCRRRKRKDMTSEEKNQARAAKLQEIEAEFDKHVGPNDLMRQHDVDSEGINSIYNFWVLKRRAGHNKPLLAPRSEDVDMLTKQQEQADVEKMRMFVQLRQDLERVRNLCYMVSRREKLSRTFFRMREQTFHKQVAVLSDPNYTLSSTEITAVKEANHGPSIYDRLYSHPAAPELSTDFETVLTRIAGIGSPTPEEKGKMDLNGLVRTSKTENPYKRMYINGGVVRRRSVFGSLSSGSETDIKHSIKLDVDSALSSTDEKLSKSLNKSKSRVSSTGKEKRFSKKREKIVSKSAADTSTEEEEEDSKPVKNKWQSPRSRSLRQMEKELADKSGGTDDSVTDELLSFKDVTKKEPHRINAIYSDSDSETTIKEEDEEEENTHSDSQQLVMRTKAAMKEFSAGVQGKGKKIHKSGPKSIKSEKSSDKEKMDSSLEDDYQRDKENIKNIKKKDKKEDPSVPSELIVPQRQAAKKATESIRCSQSKPGKPELGPEQDIKTSPISEDKLKQKLKSKDVKENKQLRDCKLPNDIYEFDKEGDPEILAYVPQRQAAKKAQEHIKSGMTKPLTAENEQDAAKIAKQLPPDSVKVKKDPEIPIKVKKEPENEKSRKPAKPSEIRPQRTSKSSVSSSSSSSSSSGSSRSTSSSSSSDSDEPDEKKSFIKLPLDKKSVFDPPTPRSRVSSRDSPEKKIKLIEKKYSRKSDDSLLSRKDKIKSSSSSSSSSESENESPKRTRPQSIQRKSSDSIPSRIKSPDPKSVDNSRKEKDGSYSKMVAAKKFKKSPDKKLKTSDGRPELEFQQPPIEREESIRSRDKTKRGGKVGTSSSDRLGTSQAKYGDIRDKAKSPSASPKNSSRSRTPDVEVSGNRKPSSSPKKEQTKYEARKRKSNDFEKLSPIPKPQDKTHLSRSPEPKGTEERHKEKSKSQHSPVASRKTDKKVEVKPADSRKISPSKKPEPESLASKLEREIAERKAEREVSSKHTSRKSLDKFFEKKGRLFQTTKNCTENTNDRKKVVEKKLDDKLSTNEIVTKVEKYKSPSSEEKLKEVKTTKSNEPISSTKELHKVAESKKLSEKTSNNVTLVEKHNLEVCQRDESVASKHSPDKQIVDDENYKKAKLMPKAKKKEHTNDNEVIDCIKISDEETSSSSNKLHESDKHLENILPHREQENVSDSVNKKDSVFIANSSLPVLSPLHVTQDSVHPSKQSFSNLPDNLDRKGNLELTCEIRAPEISECDTKKITPKPSSAYQQRSIFDPPASSKEPGDTEFFDFERDILDVDSVNDDGFQISRDPEEMRASSLTFSFGNEFLFKEDSKEDSARETLNLVEKLRLEYAKKNTSKPECGEVLSASEVPGTQPEPEICAINVPETKDLHGRSPEKDDKHHEDVEHLPPCEENQEVDQHSSEPVSASPPRPSSTPSPTTPPPPAPPPPPSPPLPAAPEPESVQSEIPEAVKLLSTNDVECPAGVIKPMSIEEPPALSLPEHSIIPSHDNEINEEKHEESTPYSSESYMYPACMGMEISKVPGREDIDRSNSAQADERWVPPSVHHYDPAPSPYTEMHERNKWADSEVLPSRRTSSSSSSSTSSSCHREEIEPKRDDIILPPPNTLMPDLAPFQGIHPNLPPYSTCAIPDGPPYHAYSDTTPFVTPVALFPPCTQMPFPSPGATIFPAPYSTPFSGPPHSLLKPTEEPIHMPPPCTAAFTTSSVNMALTAAMVSPNSVLQQEQPLTPLSVSCTHAPPTESPIASESYNHQPPPATQQPPLTPTPSETQQPEALPATVDQPLPNQTVDAEATLPQTPVPKPTANSTVGKKSPAKPTRTSARFLSQQKSPAKSPGKSPRQVEPTQRPARVRDAVSKRGPKGGRGSGNSRGRGRGRGRGRGQSHHHYHYDDRETIQSKLVGTVYDFDFDDEGNDRVENLRAMRERRRSTDIHERKSSDSSFLSRDSSQSPKFSSPTHHNSKIRSSFTADVRDLRPPTPVAETQNVTDDDHFESRRVESFTADVVGPMLPGPVDMRTYSSYEPTSTTGTSELLHNDDLIRSTFPSSTAAEHPVSDLVEDLEKELQSYTENKTVEADTTKQPEETVGSEVLNDSSSHSGNKVSLSDSRNQLKVKIKGPFLDANYPSTTVPQPQPPIPDANIVSATSAVSGVSGGTSNLRRMRKKELLRQYWNQDMNMDEPVSSGVVPGQPNVPTSAPPVNRTIITIPKAVASMTSIPTREDYKAVVDANMEKKRRKDKMFNNLTEPEVCESEEPERRRSSLSSELSQPLKRRGRLPRAAAQPPQAPKLKIKIGTGTDIQSSVTAIPDERKNLRIRPPKKRLSSVPMPSFEELKRESMKFRRLVMADFDEEEKQKSLEVPPTSSRRKKRQQTDETPHVQVISDESTPKLIIRFGKRSDNVPPPPPAPPPDKCVSKEANPPPAKRTSECTKPPDVRTSKTIPIRLKLSRCEEGYVMKKSCDILPPPAPSPPPAAPHHPPPISMDLNPCPSSSPHPPSPPPTPVPPPSPPPLSKDCEVR